From the genome of Anopheles merus strain MAF chromosome X, AmerM5.1, whole genome shotgun sequence, one region includes:
- the LOC121591163 gene encoding uncharacterized protein LOC121591163: MATSSANNLPSIERLVGRENWPTWKFAVETFLELEDLWQAVKPEDETKVDKQKCWKARAKIILLLDPINYVHVKDAETARDVWKKLEAAFEDTGLTRRVGLLRKLINTTLASCASMESFVNDIVGTAHQLRGIGFDISEEWIGTLLLAGLPDEYKPMIMALENSGTAITGDIIKAKLLQEYKSSASSEKAVFLGTTKHQWQPRNQQGAPSKQTKGPKCRRCGKFGHIARNCTLNASSLSMVLGTVGTMSGANNDAWYFDSGASEHFTNNRNLLENECAASGTVRAADKQAMEVIAKGSIRFNTKCIPKGTTVNVENVKYVPGISNNLLSISQIVRQGKEVYFTNKGVKVIGPNGIFIATGSHDRYAVKEKLKQSGISGDSVMIEEKPTSSGTKQNIAQSEQRTTMAKFDMEPFNKGLMQWARWVKRFEGAMSVFEVKSNNKKAMLLHYMGVDSYNLLCDHISPEEPEDKTYEQIVKCLDELFDPKPLEMVELWKFRQRLQTEGETVTEFITALQKVAANCDFGQYLTKALRNQLVFGVRNPRIRNRQIEERNLTLEKAKQIALAMEAAGDGAEVLNSRSAEVLNSRGAEVKEVNIVSNTTKKNVECYRCGESHFAYVCKHKRTVCKKCGKIGHLQRVCRTNNRSKSVRLIDEQHQDSEENEEVNSILINNLYQMQTIPQKYT, encoded by the exons atggCTACTAGTTCTGCAAATAATTTACCGTCGATTGAAAGGCTTGTTGGTCGCGAAAATTGGCCAACGTGGAAGTTTGCTGTAGAAACTTTCCTTGAGCTGGAGGACCTGTGGCAGGCGGTAAAACCGGAAGATGAGACGAAAGTGGACAAGCAGAAGTGCTGGAAAGCGAGAgcaaaaattattttgctgTTGGACCCGATCAATTACGTCCATGTTAAAGATGCGGAAACTGCGCGGGACGTGTGGAAGAAGCTGGAAGCAGCGTTCGAGGATACGGGACTAACGCGTCGTGTAGGACTTCTAAGGAAACTCATCAACACAACGTTAGCATCGTGTGCGTCTATGGAAAGTTTCGTGAACGACATAGTGGGTACAGCACACCAGTTGCGTGGTATTGGTTTCGACATCAGTGAAGAGTGGATCGGCACGTTACTTCTCGCCGGGTTACCTGATGAATACAAGCCGATGATCATGGCGCTAGAAAATTCTGGAACGGCGATAACTGGCGATATCATAAAAGCTAAGTTGCTGCAGGAATACAAATCGAGTGCGTCATCTGAAAAGGCGGTCTTTCTTGGAACGACGAAGCATCAATGGCAGCCGAGAAATCAACAAGGTGCACCATCGAAGCAGACAAAGGGACCGAAGTGCAGGCGTTGCGGTAAGTTCGGCCATATTGCCCGAAACTGTACATTGAATGCGTCTTCGTTAAGCATGGTGCTGGGAACAGTGGGAACAATGAGTGGTGCGAATAACGATGCGTGGTACTTTGATTCAGGTGCGTCTGAACATTTCACGAACAATCGTAATTTGTTAGAAAACGAGTGTGCGGCAAGTGGTACTGTAAGAGCAGCGGATAAACAAGCGATGGAAGTTATTGCGAAAGGCTCTATCAGGTTTAACACAAAATGCATTCCAAAGGGCACAACGGTTAACGTAGAAAATGTGAAGTATGTCCCGGGAATATCAAACAATTTATTATCGATTAGCCAAATAGTTCGACAGGGCAAAGAAGTTTATTTTACCAACAAAGGCGTAAAAGTGATTGGACCAAACGGCATTTTTATTGCGACCGGCAGTCACGAC CGCTACGCAGTTAAAGAAAAGCTGAAACAATCGGGTATAAGTGGAGACAGTGTCATGATCGAAGAGAAACCAACAAGCAGTGGTACAAAGCAGAACATCGCACAGAGTGAACAACGCACCACAATGGCAAAATTCGATATGGAACCTTTTAACAAAGGGCTCATGCAATGGGCCCGCTGGGTGAAACGCTTCGAAGGAGCAATGTCGGTATTTGAGGTTAAatcgaataataaaaaagccaTGCTTCTGCATTACATGGGTGTTGATTCATACAATTTATTGTGTGATCATATTTCTCCGGAAGAACCAGAAGACAAAACATACGAACAAATAGTGAAGTGTTTGGATGAGCTGTTCGACCCGAAACCCCTCGAAATGGTGGAACTATGGAAGTTTCGTCAACGACTACAGACTGAAGGCGAAACTGTAACGGAGTTCATCACGGCTTTGCAAAAAGTGGCGGCTAATTGTGATTTCGGGCAATATTTGACAAAGGCGCTCAGGAACCAGCTAGTTTTTGGTGTACGGAATCCAAGAATACGCAACCGGCAAATTGAAGAAAGAAATCTAACACTGGAAAAAGCTAAGCAAATTGCTTTAGCCATGGAAGCCGCCGGAGATGGCGCTGAAGTGCTGAATAGCAGAAGTGCTGAAGTGCTGAATAGCAGAGGTGCTGAAGTGAAAGAAGTAAACATCGTGAGCAACACAACGAAGAAAAACGTCGAGTGTTATAGATGTGGAGAATCACATTTTGCATATGTATGCAAGCACAAAAGAACCGTCTGCAAAAAGTGCGGGAAAATTGGACATTTGCAGCGCGTCTGTCGCACGAACAATAGAAGCAAAAGTGTGAGGTTAATTGACGAACAACATCAAGACAGCGAGGAGAACGAAGAGGTAAACTCAATTTTGATCAACAATTTATACCAAATGCAAACCATACcgcaaaaatatacataa